From the genome of Pelobates fuscus isolate aPelFus1 chromosome 6, aPelFus1.pri, whole genome shotgun sequence, one region includes:
- the SPATA4 gene encoding spermatogenesis-associated protein 4, whose amino-acid sequence MTSYPQAPRRTGVPREVIRWLQSLDLSFCPKNFRRDLCNGYIAAEIFYWYYPEDITLHSYENGTSLATKLSNWSQLEKFLLKRSLNISKELIDGTMHCKPGAAELILQDIYVMLTNKRIKTVQDNEVDFTDWYYQEGLPMVARSTATKSVKSNITLSEILAEPDLNINKQKIQALMELHVQHRQQERILDPKRFNVKPTMGERAIRLPPSSEQTEDDDNLSKRSSSSTSSTSDIRSKTSVQFKEIKVKQADRSFVLSSVSSLASSLS is encoded by the exons ATGACGTCATACCCCCAGGCCCCGCGCAGGACCGGGGTCCCCCGAGAGGTGATAAGATGGCTGCAGAGCCTGGACCTGAGCTTCTGCCCCAAAAACTTCCGCAG AGACCTTTGCAATGGATACATCGCTGCTGAAATCTTCTATTGGTATTACCCAGAAGATATCACATTACATTCCTACGAAAATGGAACTTCCCTGGCTACCAAATTAAGCAACTGGTCCCAGCTAGAAAAG tttctcttgaAAAGAAGTTTAAATATTTCCAAAGAATTAATTGATGGAACTATGCATTGCAAACCTGGTGCAGCAGAATTAATACTACAAGATATTTATGTAATGCTAACTAACAAACG aatcaaaaCCGTACAGGACAATGAAGTAGACTTTACGGACTGGTATTATCAGGAGGGTTTACCTATGGTCGCAAGGTCAACAGCCACAAAATCTGTAAAGAGCAATATTACTCTAAGTGAAATTCTCGCAGAACCTGATCTCAACATAAATAAGCAGAAGATTCAAGCTCTGATGGAATTACATGTGCAACACAGGCAGCAGGAAAGGATTCTTGATCCGA aaCGATTTAATGTAAAACCAACAATGGGAGAACGTGCCATTCGTCTTCCACCTTCATCTGAACAAACAGAAGATGACGATAACCTGTCTAAAAGATCCTCCTCTTCTACTTCAA GTACTTCAGATATCCGAAGCAAAACCAGTGTTCAGTTCAAAGAAATTAAAGTCAAACAAGCCGATAGAAGCTTTGTATTATCAAGCGTAAGCTCACTGGCATCTTCTTTATCATGA